The stretch of DNA GCTTCTGCATCTTTAGCATCTATCTTGTCTCCATTTTTCAGTGCTCGGTTAAACGTATAAAAATCAGTAAACATCCTACGATTTTCATCATTAACAATAGCTGTTAAACGTGATTCATGACGGACATGCTGATGAAGCTCTTGCACCTCAATATAAATAGCGGCTGACAATCTTGTTAGATGGTTTATACGCTGACTAATATCTTCAAGCTGATCACCTAGATGATAAATAGCACTGAGAATTATTTGCTGATTTTTCTTAATATCATGCAATTCTTCCTTCAAAAGGTTAAATTGTTTAAACATATAATTAAATATTTGTTGCTCTGCGGATTGCCCCCTCTTTGGCTTACCTTGCATCATCGCTAAAACGCTACCTCCTAAGCCTGCAATACCTTGAATCGTTCCCGCACCAGAATAAATCAGCGCAATCGATACACCAGCTTGAATTAAATGCTCCCCATAAAACTCCAGATCCGAAGCAAATTTATCATTACCAGTTGCACGCGCTAGTAGTGAAACGGCTCTAATGCCGTAGCGGGCCCACTGTTCAGCTTCGCTTACCGTAGATTGGAAATCCAGCAAGTGCTCTTTTGCATCTTCTAAATCAGCCTTAGCTTGCATCACTTCTCGAGCAGAGAAGTCTCCATCACTTGCCTCTAGTGCCTTATCATATTTTTTTTGTTTATTTTCAAGATCCTGGGCTAGTGAAACGCTGGTTTCCCTGACTTTATGTACGTGCTCATTTGCAGAAACAGTCGTCAAATAAAAAGCACCATCTCCACTTTTTAGCGCTTCAAGTTCGGTATTTTTTGTAGAATCATCTTGTCCATCTAGCATTCGTCTAACCGAGTCCACAATCTCTTCATTAGATTGGCCTGTTGGATTTAAATGTCCTTTAATTGCTGAGATAGCTTCCCCGGAAAGCAGAATATCTTTGAAGGGCATTACTTCTGTCTTCAGCGCAGTGGCATTATGCATTGCACGGTTTTTTACGTCTCTGGCATAGTCTGAGTCTAAGACTTCCTCATACATTCTATCTGGCTCATTATTCTGTAATGCCTTCTTTAGCTTCCCAAACTCCATTAGTTTAGGTCTACCTAGATTAAACGCCATGTCCACCAAAACAATTTGTCGAGCAGAAGAAAGTTGGTCAAAACCATCGAAGAAATGTTTAGCATCCTCAATCGCTGTTTCTACATTGCTTTTGAAGAGCCCCCTAAGCTGTGTTCGTTCTACAGGAATCTCACCTCGCATAAAGCTTTCAAACTTCTCTCCAAACAGATCTCTAAGTTTTTGGTTGTTCCTTGCTTCTCTGAGATTAATTCCTACACCAACAGTAGGAATACCTTTCGTATCCTCGTAAACATACAGTCTATTCCCTTCATGTTTTTCTATGTATTGCATACATGCTTCTAAATCCTTCATGGCACTCTTCCCTCTCTGGTTTAACGCTAGAACAACATGTCATTCTAAGAATATATAAGCTTATGAGGAATGGTGATAAACCACTATAATTGAATCAAGAGCATAAAAAAAAACAATTACTCATCCTCTTAAGCAATGTTACAATCGATGACATGAGCTTGGTGGTTGGGCTGTTTGAGACTCATCGCGCTAACGGTATAGATTTTAGTAAGGACAGACTGCCAAAATATATTATTCGCTAAGCTGCTTTGCCATTGTCATCATTTGTTTTTCTTGCGCATCCAGCACAGATTTAGTCAGTGGAAATCCATCTTTTAAGATTTTCCATGCTGACACAGTAGCATCAATGGTTTCATCGGTTATTGCGAGCACTTGTTTTTCACTCATTTCAGATTTTTTAGCGAAGTGTTTTACTGTTTCACGATTTAAATTAGCAAACTTTTTTTCCTTGCCGAAACTTAATGCTAAGGATTCATTTTCCATGTAGAGATGTGTAGCGACATAATCATAGGCCGGTGCCAACACCGCACTTCTTGTGTCAGGATAAATGAAAGACCAATTTTTTAGATGCATATCACCGTTACCGATTAATATATTAAACACTAAACGTTTTACAAACTCATTAGCCACCGTCTCACTTAGGTTCTTTAGCAACATATTAGTAATATTACTGTAACTCACGCCGTCATATTTTTTATGTGGATAAACCCCATAAACTTGCGCAAGATCTTCTGAATGAATGCGCGTGCCTTCTGTGCGATCATAGCGTTTTGTTATCAAGGCTTTACCCTGCATTGTGCTTGCAAATTTAGGTAGACTAGAAATTTCTTTCATATCAATCAATGAAATCTCAGGAATTTCAATATTAATAGCCTTTGCCAACATCAACATAGAAAATTCATTTTCTGGTACATTTTGGAATCTCATCGAAGGTAATTTAACAACCCAATCACCACCCTCTCCGTGTGCCGGTATCGTTAAACCACCACTCGGTTCAAGTAGTACAGAAAACTTCAGTTGAACTCCCGCAAGAGAAAACTTAAGTATATTTGCTTCGGGCTCATCAATTTTCCGTAAAGATTCCTTGGAGTCTACTAAGTAAGGTGGCATTTCCATGGGAACCAATCTAATTGCACCAGGCAAGTCATCACCAAGCAATGCCAGCAAGTCAAATTCTTTTATTGGCTTTATATTCGCTTGTTTCGCAAGATACTCACGAAGATGCCCCTCAGGTAACAAGTTAGAAAAGAATGCTGGTGCACGTGTTTGCGTTGTTTTTGTTGATGGAATTAACGCATGAAGCGCATCATAAAAAGAATAGCTTAAGGTCGGACGCTGATGATCGGCTAAGTAAGCATCATGAAACTGAAAGACAATACGATCACCTGGCAAACGCGTTAACGTTCCCACGGGATATTCATTTAGCTGTACTGCCAATGCCGAAAAGTCATGCATCGTCGTCATCCTCATCAAGCTGCCACAACGGTTGACGCGTATCCTCTCCATTAATGATGGCAGTAATACCTCGCTCCAAAATACGTGGCACCAACATCACCTCATAACCCATGGCATGTGCAAATTCTTGTAGCGTCGATAAACGTACATCTGTTTTAGCCGATTCAATTTTAGAAATATGACTTTGTGGGATACGTAGTCGTTGACTCAGGCTCTGCTGTGAAATCCCCTGCTGCTTACGCAATTGCTGTAATTGTTGAATAAGATCACCCATAAATATATACCTTAACCTATATTCCCAACCAAATTATAGGTTAAAACATATATATCGGCAAGTTGAGGCGCAGAAAACACAAGTTGACTATTTTTATCCCATTTCTGGTCGCTCAGGAGAAACAGGCTAAATATTTATCTACCATCATAGGCATCCCGAGATAAAGCGCTTCTGCTGTCAGCGCATGACCAATGGATACTTCTTCAGGGTGGATTAGTTGAATCACTGTCTCTGTGTTTTGTAAATTTAAGTCGTGACCCAAGTGTACGCGCAAGCCGTGTTCACGTGCACGATCTGCGGCACGCTTTAGTTGGTCAAGCTCGGTTTGATACTCGCCTTTTTCAAAAGCAATGGCATACCACTTCGTATGAAATTCTACAGCATCTACGCCCATCTTGGCAGCGTAATCTACTGCATCGCAATCTGCTTCTAAAAACAAACTGATGCGTGTTTTTTTATGTGTAAAGAAAGCGATAGCTGCCGCTAGATCATCATTTCTTTCATCGACTTCCCAGCCACGCGTCGTGGTAATTTGTCCTTTGGCATCAGGCACAATCGTAAATTGATGAACATTCTCTTCTAAAAGTACATCCATCAATTCTTGCCGCAAACTGCCTTCAATGTTTAGCTCGATGCGATCGTTTTGTATGCCGTCTAGCTGATTTAAGGCATGTACATCGGATAGTTTTGCATGCGGCTCGCCTTCACGCGGATGAATGGTAATACCATCACAGCCCGCTGCAATCAGGGATTTGGCCATCTCACACAGATCGGGCAAGCCTTCCCCGCGTGAGTTACGGACTAACGCCACTTTATTTAAGTTCACACTAAAGTTGGTTTTCATAAAAGTTCCTTGTATTGTTCATATAGTTGATTAAGCAATTGCGCTACAGTGATGTTTGATGTGATTTTTGAAATACCAGTGCCACACCATAAGGACATCAAGGCTGTTTTACCCTGTTTTGCAGCGGATTTTCTGATGGGCGCACTCAGGGCATTGGTTATCGGGTAGTCCGGAATCACATCCACTTCATTTTCAATGTATTTCACAAAATCCGTGTATAATCCTCTCGCCCACTTACCAGAATAAGCTTTCGTTAAAACAGTCTGCTCCCCTTTTTTATTTTTAGCCTCACGCAAAGCCGTTTTATAAAAAGGATTAGCCCCACTTTCTTGCGTAGTTAAAAACGCTGTGCCCATTTGCACGGCCGCTGCGCCAAATTGCTTTGCTATTAAAATATCTTCCCCAGTCATGATAGCACCTGATGCAATCACAGGAATAGTAGAGATAGCGACAATCTCAGTGAGCAGTGCCATTGTTTTTTTGCGATGATTTTCATTCATCTCAGAAAAACCACCCTGATGGCCTCCCGCATCAACGCCTTGAGCAACAATCGCATCGACACCTAAGTCCATGAGTGCTTTTGCATCTGCGATTGTATTCGCTGTACCAACTAAATAGGTGCCCTGAGCCTTAAACTTTCTCACCATCGCTTTTGGTAACAAGCCGAACGTAAAACTCACGACAGGTATTTTTTCTGTTAACAGTATATCAACGATTTCAGCAAGATTATCTTGAGGAAGCGCAGGAAGAAGAGGGGCAGTTTCTTCGGGTAAACTCAACTGCTGTCTGAAGTGGTTTAAAGCTAATTGGTATTGTTCGATCGCTACTTTATCAATCATAGGTCGATTGGGAATAAAAACATTCACGGCAAATGGTCGCTCGGTTAGCTTCTTTATGGCAGCGATACCTGAGATAATTTGTTCAGCGCTTAAATAGCCTGTGGCAAAGGATCCTAAGCCACCAGCATTCGACACCGCAGCCACTAATTCAGGCGTTGTCACACCGCCAGCCATCGGCGCTTGGATAATGGCAGGATCGCGTAACCGTAAAGTTGATAAAAAATGCCCTGGATTATTTTTCATTAAAAGCCCCTCATTGTCATTCCAGAATTTGCAAAGCAAATGTCTGGAATCTAGATCCCAGACAATCGCTACGCGATTTCTGGGATGACAGCCTAGCTGTACTACACGGTTTCTGGCATAACAAATGATGACAACGTGCCCCTATTTTTGTCATTCCAGAATTTGCAAAGCAAATGTCTGGAATCTAGATCCCAGACAATCGCTACGCGATTTCTGGGATGACAGCCTAGGTGTTCTACACGGTTTCTGGCATAACAAATGATAACAACGTGCCCCTGTTTTTGTCATTCCAGAATTTGCAAAGCAAATGTCTGGAATCTAGATCCCAGACAATCGCTACGCGATTTCTGGGATGACAGCCTAGCTGTACTACACGGTTTCTAGGATGACAGCCTAACAGATCTATGCAGTTTCTGGAATAATGAGGAAGAATTAAAACATATTTAATTGATCATAAAAATCTATCCAATCTGGATTAATCGTATTAATTAAATTTTCTTTCCAGCTTCTTTCCCATTTTTTCAACATTTTCTCTCTGAAAATAGCAACCCCAACATCATCATGCTCTTCAAAATAAATTAACTTTGTACAATTGTATTTTTTTGTAAATCCAGGAACTAATTTATTTCGGTGTTGGTATGATCTTAAAACTAAATCACTTGTCATTCCAATATACAGCACAGTATGACGTTTGTTTGTTAATATATAAACATAGTAGGTTCTCATTCTGACAGTATATATAGGAATTAATGAGTAATTATGTAGGTTATTTCTTGTCATTCCATAATTTGTGTAACAAATGTCTGGAATCTAGATCCCAGACATTTTCCTTCGGAAAATTCTGGGATGACAGACTGAGTCACCTTCGGAAAATTCTGGGATGACAGACTGACTCACCTTCGGAAAATTCTGGGATGACAGGCTGATTCACCTTCGGAAAATTCTGGGATGACAGACTGACTCACCTTCGGAAAATTCTGGGATGACAGACTGACTCACCTTCAGAAAATTCTGGGATGACAGGCTGATTCACCTTCGGAAAATTCTGGGATGACAGACTGACTCACCTTCAGAAAATTCTGGGATGACAGGCTGATTCACCTTCAGAAAATTCTGGGATGACAGGCTGACTCACCTTCGGAAAATTCTGGGTCAAGTGGTTGTGATTTTACCGGTTTCGTGCCAATATCATACCATATTTAAACAATTGTTGATCTTCATGAATACACCGTGGAAAAAAGCGAGTCATCTCGCACAAAAAGCGTGTTCACCATTAGCAGGGTTGATGGCCCAGCATGAAGATATTGCATTCTTACGACCTATTTTAACCAAAGCATTAACGGATGAAGAAAAATCCCATGTTTGGATCATGAACGTACGGAAACATGTTTTAGTATTAGGTGTTGCTAACAGTGCTTGGTTAACGAAAATGCGTTACCGCAAAGTCGACTTACTCTCTGCATTACGAGCAGCGTATCCTAAGTTAAAAAATATCGATCTAAAGATTGATCTTCAAACACCTAAAACAAATGATAAACCGCGATTTGCACCACGCCCTACCTTGCAAGAAAACACTTTAGAAGACATTGAAGAAAAAGCGATGGCGCTCAAAGCGCCACACCTTAAAAAAGCCTTGTTCAAACTCATTACCCACTTACGTTCAAAACGCAGCGAATAAACCAACAACAAAGACTAAGCCTGCGATCAGATAAGTCGTTTTATCTTTTAGTGCAAAAACAATAGGGTCATCATGCACTTGATCTCGATTTGCTAACATCCAAATACGTGAAACCCAGTAAATTAACAATGGACACATCGCATACAAGAAATTCGGATGCGCATACAACATGGCCGCCTTTTGTGAACTTAAATACAGCGCCAAAATTAATACCGACAAATACCCTGCACACACACCAAACTGATGCAGCATGCTGATATCTTCCCCAATATATCCTCTGCCATTTAATACGCTATTGCCCCGTTGCATCGTATCTTTTAGTTCAACGTAACGCTTTAGAAATGCAAGTCCGGTAAAGAAACTCAAAGAAAAAAGAATCAACCAATGCGAATACGGTTTCGCTAAGATAGCCGCACCGGCAAATAAACGTAGAGTATAAAGCATGGACAACGCAAGCACATCAACTAACATCACTTGCTTTAATCGAAACGAATACAACAAGGTTAAGACATAATAAGCGGCTAACACCCATGTGAACGCAGCGGGTAGCGTTGATGCCAGAACAGTTGAAACAAACAATAACCCTAAAAATAAAGCGATCCCCATCGAGATACTTAATTGTCCTGAAGCAAATCCTCGTTTAGATTTTCGTGGATGACGACGATCAACATCCAAATCCAACAAATCATTGAACACATACACGCTGGATGCTAACAAACAAAAGCTTACAAACCCAACACAAGTGTGCGTCCACGTTACTGTATTCGTCAGCTGATGTGCCAACAACATGGGTAAAAACAGCAATATGTTTTTTGCATACTGATGAACGCGAATCGTTTTTAAAAAAACTTTCCAGCTAAACGCATCGGTTTCGATTACACTAATGTCTGGCAGACTTCGCAAAAAACCGGGCTTTTTAGGCCCTTTTTGACAAATAATACTTTGCCTTGCCGCCTTCCACACCGGCACATCACTGGCATCGTTACCGATATAATCAAATTTTTTCTCACCGAAGCGCAACAACAATGCATCACGTTTCTTTTCACCGCGCATATTATAATTTTCTGTAGTCGCCATGACATCATCAAAACATTGCAAGTGCACCGCAATTTTTTGTGCGATGGTGATATACGACCCGGTAACTAAAATTAATTCTTTGCCGCGTTCCTTTTGTTCTTTCAACCAAGTTAATAATGGCAGGTTAAATGGTAAGCTGTCGATGGGTAGATCAACGCGTGCATCCAATTGTCGCTTAAGATATTCTCGCCCACGGAAGAACCAGAATGGGAGCAGAAACAGCATCCATGGCTGACGCTTTAACAACAGCAGCAGTTGCTCATGTACGGTATCAGTGAGTAAAAGTGTGCCATCTAAATCAACACAGAGCGGGGTCGACATATCTTATTCCTTTATCTAAATACGTAGGCGACTATTATACCGTCTATCCATGAAGAAAGCGTCAATCTCTTACAAGCTGTCAAATTGATATTTACTCTTCTTGATATTATGCTAGATATCCAAAAGTGTATTCTTTTATTCAATTAACTTTGATGCGCTGTTCGGGTTGAAAAAGGGTTTCATTCAAGCTAAGCTTGTTCTATCCAAACCCGCCACGCCTCTCAACGATGCGGACCTCGGCGGGTTATTTTTATGTCTAATCGGATCTACAACAAAGCTGCGCTAACAGTACCCCAGCAAATCACGTTACTTAGTGATCGAGGACTTACATTAACTCCTGACTCTACTGAGTCTCGCTTGAACTTAGTTAGCCTGCATCGCTTAAAAGATTATTGCCTTCCTTTTGAATTAAACAAGAAAACACATCAGTTTAAAGTGGGCACTACGTTCGAAGATATTTGGTTTCTTTATATTTTTGATCGTGAATTACGCCTCCTTGTATTAGATATCATTGAGCGCATTGAAGTTGCTTTACGTACAACAATGGGAAACTATCTTTCTGTAAAATATACGCCACATTGGTCTTTAGATGACAACCTATTTAAACATACATGGACAAAGGAAAAAGACCCCCGAAAAAACTCACAAAAAACTATTTTTTTATCCGAGGTAAAAAGCATTTGTAGAAACAAACATTTTCATTCAAGCATTGAAAAGTTTTATGAAAAATATACTTCAAACACGTACCTCCCTAGTTGGATTGTCCTCGAACATTTATCATTTGGAAAATGCACAAGTCTCTTTCGAAATTTACGATCAAACAAAAATAAATTTTCCATTAGCCAACGATTTGGTTTTCATTACAGCATCCTAGAGTCTTCACTCGAATCCATACGGTATACTCGAAACTTATGCGCACATCACTCGAGACTATGGGACCGATGGTTTGTTTACAAGCCAAAAAAACTAAAGGAACTTCAAGCAAAACACTGCATTCCAGGCACGCTAAAAGAACAACTTACCCTATTAGATTTATTGACAAAAAATATTGTACCCAGCTCAAGCTGGAAAAACCGCCTGTTCGAATTGTTCTCAAAATATGAGCTATCTATTTTATTTGAACGAATGGGTTTTATTCATGCCTGGAAAAAAGATCTTTTCTGGTAGACGCGAGATGTGACTTTTCCACAAATTCTGTGGATAGTTGTGTGAAAAGATCCGGTATGCCTGTGAAAAGATGAGGATAACTATGAATAACTCACACAAGGATTTATAATGGGATAAGCTAAATCAATAGGTGACATCATGAGTGAATCAATTTCTTATCAAACTGATAGTCAGGGTATCTGTGAGTTACGTTTGAATCGTGCAGAAAAATTAAACGCACTCAATGCACAAATGATACACGACTTACTGCACGCCTTAGAAAATATCCAAAAAGATGACGCCATTAAGATCGTAAAACTCACCGCCGCTGGCAAACATTTTTGTGCCGGCGCTGATTTATCAGACATGCAAAGCATGATCAATGCCACAGAACAAGAAAACATCGCAGATAGCGAGCAATTGGCCAAGCTCATGCATGCCCTCTTCTCGCTTAAGCAACCCACTATCGCTGTGGCACAAGGTGTGACGTACGGCGGAGGCCTAGGTTTACTCGCGTGCTGTGATGTCGTGTTTGCAGCCAGCGATGCACGCTTTTGTTTTTCAGAAGTGAAGCTCGGTTTAATCCCTGCGGTCATCAGTCCCTACGTGATCAATGCCATCGGTGAACGTCAAGCGAAACGTTACTTTTTAAGTGCCGAACGTTTTGATGCAAACGACGCACAACAACTAGGTTTGGTGCACGAATCTGTTGCTAGTAATCAACTAGAAACCGCTGCACAAACCTTTGTAGAAACTCTCTTAGCAAATGGCTCCCATGCCATGCAAGCCGTAAAACACTTATGTAATACCGTGCGCGGACAGGCATTTGGAGATACGCTCAACACGCAAACAGCGGCCCTTATTGCCAAAGCACGTGTCAGTGAGGAAGCGCAATCGCGATTAAAAGCTTTTTTGAAGAAGTAGCGACAGTTGGAGGCCCCGCGTCAAGCGCGGGGTGACGGCAGAAAGATTAATTCTCGGAGAAAATCGGCTCAGCATATGATAACGGTGCTTTCTTCACATCGTCAAAAGAAACCGTTTCCCAAGCTGCTTCATCAGCAAGTAATGTTCGCAACAATTGATTATTGAGCGCGTGACCAGATTTATAACCGGTAAACTCACCAATCAAACTATGCCCTAACAAGTACAAATCACCAATTGCGTCCAAGATTTTATGCTTAACGAGTTCGTCCTCGTAACGCAAACCATCTTCATTTAAGACTTTATAGTCATCAATCGCAATCGTGTTATCCAGACTGCAACCTAAACCAAGATTTTGTTTCTGTAACATTTCAAAGTCAGACATAAAACCAAATGTCCGTGCGCGCGAAACCTCTTTAATATAAGCGGTTTTTGAAAAATCGACCGACGCTTCTTTGATGCTGTCAGAAAAATAAGGATGCTTGAAGTCAATTTTAAAATTAACTTTAAAGCCATTGTAAGGTGCTAAGATCGCAACCTTATCGCCGTCACGCACTTCTACTTTGCGCTTGATACGAATAAATTTCTTCAGTGCATTTTGCTCTTCAATACCTGCTGACTGAATCAGAAATGCATACGGACCAGCACTTCCATCCATAATAGGCACTTCTGAATCACTCACCTCAACGTAAGCATTGTCGATGCCCAAACCCGACATGGCAGAGAGTAAATGCTCTACCGTAGAAATAGAGACACCATCTCTCGTTAATGAGGTTGATAAACGCGTATCGCCCACATTAGTCGCTAATGCAGGAATAGAAACTGAGGGTTCTAAATCTGAGCGTGTGAAAATGATACCGGTGTTTGCGGGTGCTGGTGAAAGGCTGAGAACCACCTTCTTGCCACTATGTACCCCGATGCCCGTCGCTTTGATCGGGTGCTTTAAGGTTCGTTGTCTAAGCATGATAAAAAAATAACCTATTTGTTCAGGCGTATTACTCTATTGTAGCAAATAATACCCACGCCTGTCATCTGTTTTATTATTATTCAGGATTTCAGGGAAATGCCGGCTCGAAAGCCGGCATAACACAGCCCTTTTCTACGCGTCTTCGTCTTCTGTTTCACGTTTACGCAAAAATGCCGGAATTTCTAAGTAATCCAACTCATCAATAGCCTGGGTTGTCGCTGGCTTAGCCACCGTCGCCGTGGGCTGTTGAAAACCTGTATTTTCTGTTTTCGCTTGAAATGTAGGCGTCGTCGTTTGAAATCTTGGTACAAACGGTGTTGCCGACATTGTAGGCACAGCAGTCGGAATCTCCGTTCTTACTGCTTCTGTCGGTTGTGTGACGGTTGTTGTCGCCTGTGCCACGGATAAATCCATCTCAGCAGGTTCGCCGCCCAGACCAGTGACCACCACGGTTACACGCAGCTCGTCACTCATTTCACCATCAATAACCGTACCCACAACCACGGTTGCAGTTTCTGATGTGAATGACTTAATCACATCACCCACTTCTTGGAATTCACCAATCGACATATCCAAGCCGCCAGTAATATTCACCAACACACCTTTCGCGCCAGTTAAATTGATGTCATCTAATAATGGACTTCTAACCGCAGCTTCTGCCGCATCGCGCGCACGATTTTCACCGGTACCTACACCAGTACCCATCATCGCAAGGCCCATTTCAGACATCACGGTACGCACATCGGCAAAATCAACGTTG from marine bacterium B5-7 encodes:
- a CDS encoding putative kinase Y4dM, which produces MHDFSALAVQLNEYPVGTLTRLPGDRIVFQFHDAYLADHQRPTLSYSFYDALHALIPSTKTTQTRAPAFFSNLLPEGHLREYLAKQANIKPIKEFDLLALLGDDLPGAIRLVPMEMPPYLVDSKESLRKIDEPEANILKFSLAGVQLKFSVLLEPSGGLTIPAHGEGGDWVVKLPSMRFQNVPENEFSMLMLAKAINIEIPEISLIDMKEISSLPKFASTMQGKALITKRYDRTEGTRIHSEDLAQVYGVYPHKKYDGVSYSNITNMLLKNLSETVANEFVKRLVFNILIGNGDMHLKNWSFIYPDTRSAVLAPAYDYVATHLYMENESLALSFGKEKKFANLNRETVKHFAKKSEMSEKQVLAITDETIDATVSAWKILKDGFPLTKSVLDAQEKQMMTMAKQLSE
- a CDS encoding transcriptional regulator, which produces MGDLIQQLQQLRKQQGISQQSLSQRLRIPQSHISKIESAKTDVRLSTLQEFAHAMGYEVMLVPRILERGITAIINGEDTRQPLWQLDEDDDDA
- the pdxJ gene encoding pyridoxine 5'-phosphate synthase; this translates as MKTNFSVNLNKVALVRNSRGEGLPDLCEMAKSLIAAGCDGITIHPREGEPHAKLSDVHALNQLDGIQNDRIELNIEGSLRQELMDVLLEENVHQFTIVPDAKGQITTTRGWEVDERNDDLAAAIAFFTHKKTRISLFLEADCDAVDYAAKMGVDAVEFHTKWYAIAFEKGEYQTELDQLKRAADRAREHGLRVHLGHDLNLQNTETVIQLIHPEEVSIGHALTAEALYLGMPMMVDKYLACFS
- the fabK gene encoding nitronate monooxygenase, giving the protein MKNNPGHFLSTLRLRDPAIIQAPMAGGVTTPELVAAVSNAGGLGSFATGYLSAEQIISGIAAIKKLTERPFAVNVFIPNRPMIDKVAIEQYQLALNHFRQQLSLPEETAPLLPALPQDNLAEIVDILLTEKIPVVSFTFGLLPKAMVRKFKAQGTYLVGTANTIADAKALMDLGVDAIVAQGVDAGGHQGGFSEMNENHRKKTMALLTEIVAISTIPVIASGAIMTGEDILIAKQFGAAAVQMGTAFLTTQESGANPFYKTALREAKNKKGEQTVLTKAYSGKWARGLYTDFVKYIENEVDVIPDYPITNALSAPIRKSAAKQGKTALMSLWCGTGISKITSNITVAQLLNQLYEQYKELL
- a CDS encoding nuclease is translated as MTRNNLHNYSLIPIYTVRMRTYYVYILTNKRHTVLYIGMTSDLVLRSYQHRNKLVPGFTKKYNCTKLIYFEEHDDVGVAIFREKMLKKWERSWKENLINTINPDWIDFYDQLNMF
- a CDS encoding membrane protein, which codes for MSTPLCVDLDGTLLLTDTVHEQLLLLLKRQPWMLFLLPFWFFRGREYLKRQLDARVDLPIDSLPFNLPLLTWLKEQKERGKELILVTGSYITIAQKIAVHLQCFDDVMATTENYNMRGEKKRDALLLRFGEKKFDYIGNDASDVPVWKAARQSIICQKGPKKPGFLRSLPDISVIETDAFSWKVFLKTIRVHQYAKNILLFLPMLLAHQLTNTVTWTHTCVGFVSFCLLASSVYVFNDLLDLDVDRRHPRKSKRGFASGQLSISMGIALFLGLLFVSTVLASTLPAAFTWVLAAYYVLTLLYSFRLKQVMLVDVLALSMLYTLRLFAGAAILAKPYSHWLILFSLSFFTGLAFLKRYVELKDTMQRGNSVLNGRGYIGEDISMLHQFGVCAGYLSVLILALYLSSQKAAMLYAHPNFLYAMCPLLIYWVSRIWMLANRDQVHDDPIVFALKDKTTYLIAGLVFVVGLFAAF
- a CDS encoding peptide ABC transporter substrate-binding protein; translated protein: MSNRIYNKAALTVPQQITLLSDRGLTLTPDSTESRLNLVSLHRLKDYCLPFELNKKTHQFKVGTTFEDIWFLYIFDRELRLLVLDIIERIEVALRTTMGNYLSVKYTPHWSLDDNLFKHTWTKEKDPRKNSQKTIFLSEVKSICRNKHFHSSIEKFYEKYTSNTYLPSWIVLEHLSFGKCTSLFRNLRSNKNKFSISQRFGFHYSILESSLESIRYTRNLCAHHSRLWDRWFVYKPKKLKELQAKHCIPGTLKEQLTLLDLLTKNIVPSSSWKNRLFELFSKYELSILFERMGFIHAWKKDLFW
- the liuC gene encoding gamma-carboxygeranoyl-CoA hydratase, with the translated sequence MSESISYQTDSQGICELRLNRAEKLNALNAQMIHDLLHALENIQKDDAIKIVKLTAAGKHFCAGADLSDMQSMINATEQENIADSEQLAKLMHALFSLKQPTIAVAQGVTYGGGLGLLACCDVVFAASDARFCFSEVKLGLIPAVISPYVINAIGERQAKRYFLSAERFDANDAQQLGLVHESVASNQLETAAQTFVETLLANGSHAMQAVKHLCNTVRGQAFGDTLNTQTAALIAKARVSEEAQSRLKAFLKK
- the lpxC gene encoding UDP-3-O-acyl-N-acetylglucosamine deacetylase translates to MLRQRTLKHPIKATGIGVHSGKKVVLSLSPAPANTGIIFTRSDLEPSVSIPALATNVGDTRLSTSLTRDGVSISTVEHLLSAMSGLGIDNAYVEVSDSEVPIMDGSAGPYAFLIQSAGIEEQNALKKFIRIKRKVEVRDGDKVAILAPYNGFKVNFKIDFKHPYFSDSIKEASVDFSKTAYIKEVSRARTFGFMSDFEMLQKQNLGLGCSLDNTIAIDDYKVLNEDGLRYEDELVKHKILDAIGDLYLLGHSLIGEFTGYKSGHALNNQLLRTLLADEAAWETVSFDDVKKAPLSYAEPIFSEN
- the ftsZ gene encoding cell division protein FtsZ, encoding MFQLTDTSVEDAVIKVIGVGGGGGNAVEHMVEEHIEGVEFICANTDAQALKKSSAKTLLQLGTKGLGAGADPEIGRISAEEDRERIQQTLQGADMVFITAGMGGGTGTGAAPVVADVAKKMGILTVAIVTKPFSFEGRKRMAVADKGIEALKQQVDSLITIPNDKLLTVLGKNITLLNAFKSANNVLLGAVQGIADLITRPGLINVDFADVRTVMSEMGLAMMGTGVGTGENRARDAAEAAVRSPLLDDINLTGAKGVLVNITGGLDMSIGEFQEVGDVIKSFTSETATVVVGTVIDGEMSDELRVTVVVTGLGGEPAEMDLSVAQATTTVTQPTEAVRTEIPTAVPTMSATPFVPRFQTTTPTFQAKTENTGFQQPTATVAKPATTQAIDELDYLEIPAFLRKRETEDEDA